The following are encoded together in the Nymphaea colorata isolate Beijing-Zhang1983 chromosome 14, ASM883128v2, whole genome shotgun sequence genome:
- the LOC116267601 gene encoding homeobox-leucine zipper protein HOX32 isoform X2, with amino-acid sequence MALCVQKEGKNSQMDSSKYVRYTPEQVEALERVYSECPKPSSLRRQQLIRECPILANIEPKQIKVWFQNRRCREKQRKEASRLQTVNRKLTAMNKLLMEENDRLQKQVSQLVYENGYMRQQLQNASVTTTDTSCESVVTSGQHQQNPTPQHPPRDANNPAGLLSIAEDTLAEFLPKATGTTVDWVQMLGMKPGPDSIGIVAVSHNCSGVAARACGLVSLEPPKVAEILKDRLSWFRDCRSLDVLSVLPTGNGGTIELIYMQTYAPTTLASARDFWTLRYTTGLEDGSLVVCERSLTSSIGGPSGPTTPNFVRAEVLPSGCLIRPCEGGGSIIHIVDHVDLDAWSVPEVLRPLYESSKILAQKMTLAALRHIRQVAHEASGEVAYGSGHQPAVLRTFSQRLSRGFNDAVNGFADDGWSLMNSDGVEDVTIVVNSSPGKLLGGHLTSCAAFCAPGGGVLCAKASMLLQNVPPALLVRFLREHRSEWADCGIDAFSAASLKGSPYSIAGSRFGRFAGGQVALPLAQTLEREELLEVIRLESHGFTHDDGVLPRDMYLLQLCSGVDENAVGACAQLVFAPIDESFADDAPLLPSGFRVIPLESKSLNCPLFQDIPTGNRTLDLASSLEVGSGVTRPCADATTNEYNLRSVLTIAFQFTYENHLRDNVAAMARQYVRSVIASVQRVAMAIAPSRLSPHIASKTPPGSPEALTLARWISRSYRLHTGMELFRADCQASESVLKLMWYHSDAIMCCSMKASPVFTFANQGGLDMLETTLVALQDIMLDKVLDENGRKALCSEFPKVMQQGFAYLPAGICTSSMGRPVSYEQAVAWKVLNEEECPHCFAFMFVNWSFV; translated from the exons ATGGCTCTCTGCGTTCAGAAGGAAGGGAAGAACAGCCAGATGGACAGCAGCAAGTACGTGAGATACACTCCTGAGCAGGTGGAGGCGTTGGAGAGGGTATATTCTGAGTGCCCCAAACCTAGCTCGTTGAGGAGGCAACAGTTAATCAGGGAGTGCCCCATTCTGGCAAATATTGAGCCCAAGCAGATCAAAGTTTGGTTTCAGAACAGGAG GTGCCGCGAGAAGCAGCGGAAGGAAGCATCTCGATTGCAGACTGTGAATCGGAAGCTGACCGCAATGAACAAGTTGTTGATGGAGGAGAATGATCGTCTGCAGAAGCAAGTCTCTCAGTTGGTGTACGAAAATGGCTACATGAGGCAGCAGTTGCAGAAT GCTTCTGTAACAACCACTGATACTAGCTGTGAATCTGTGGTTACAAGCGGTCAGCATCAGCAGAACCCTACTCCCCAGCATCCTCCGAGGGATGCAAACAACCCAGCAGG ACTCCTGTCTATTGCAGAGGACACCTTGGCAGAGTTCCTTCCGAAGGCTACTGGAACTACTGTCGACTGGGTCCAGATGCTTGGGATGAAG CCTGGTCCGGATTCTATTGGCATTGTTGCTGTTTCACACAATTGCAGCGGTGTGGCAGCACGTGCCTGCGGTCTTGTGAGTTTAGAACCTCCTAAG GTTGCTGAAATACTCAAGGATCGCTTGTCTTGGTTCCGTGATTGTCGCTCTCTTGATGTATTGAGTGTTCTCCCAACAGGAAATGGAGGGACCATAGAACTGATATATATGCAG ACTTACGCTCCTACAACACTTGCATCTGCACGTGACTTTTGGACATTGAGATATACAACTGGTTTGGAGGACGGCAGCCTTGTG GTGTGTGAAAGATCTCTGACGTCTTCGATTGGTGGTCCATCTGGACCTACCACCCCAAATTTTGTTAGAGCTGAAGTACTTCCTAGTGGTTGCCTTATCCGTCCATGTGAAGGTGGAGGTTCCATAATTCACATAGTAGATCACGTTGATTTGGAT GCTTGGAGTGTACCTGAAGTGCTTCGACCACTGTATGAATCATCCAAAATCCTTGCACAGAAAATGACCCTGGCT GCATTGCGTCACATAAGGCAAGTAGCACATGAAGCCAGTGGTGAAGTTGCTTATGGTAGCGGTCATCAGCCAGCTGTTCTTAGGACTTTTAGTCAGAGATTGAGCAG GGGATTTAATGATGCGGTAAATGGGTTTGCTGATGATGGTTGGTCCCTAATGAATAGTGATGGTGTGGAGGATGTGACCATTGTTGTGAATTCTTCTCCTGGCAAACTTCTTGGTGGTCATCTGACCTCTTGTGCTGCATTTTGTGCTCCTGGCGGTGGTGTCCTCTGTGCAAAGGCTTCTATGCTGCTACAG AATGTTCCCCCAGCACTGCTTGTTCGTTTTCTGAGAGAGCACCGTTCAGAATGGGCTGATTGTGGCATTGATGCCTTCTCTGCTGCTTCTCTGAAAGGCAGTCCTTATAGTATTGCTGGGTCAAGGTTTGGAAGATTTGCTGGTGGTCAGGTTGCTCTGCCTCTTGCCCAAACACTGGAACGGGAAGAA CTACTGGAGGTAATCCGCTTAGAGAGTCATGGCTTCACTCACGATGATGGAGTTTTACCAAGAGACATGTACTTGTTGCAG CTTTGCAGTGGAGTTGATGAGAATGCAGTTGGAGCCTGTGCCCAGCTTGTATTTGCTCCTATCGACGAGTCATTTGCTGATGATGCTCCGTTACTTCCTTCTGGGTTTCGAGTTATTCCACTGGAGTCTAAATCA CTAAATTGTCCTTTGTTTCAGGACATTCCTACTGGTAATCGTACTCTTGATTTAGCATCTTCTCTTGAAGTTGGTTCTGGTGTCACGCGACCCTGTGCTGATGCTACCACAAATGAATATAATCTGAGATCAGTCCTCACAATTGCTTTCCAATTCACATATGAGAACCACTTGAGGGACAATGTGGCTGCAATGGCTCGGCAGTATGTACGCAGTGTAATTGCATCAGTTCAGAGGGTTGCAATGGCGATAGCTCCATCTAGATTGAGTCCACATATTGCCTCCAAAACACCTCCTGGTTCTCCTGAGGCTCTCACACTTGCAAGATGGATTTCCCGCAGCTACCG ATTGCACACTGGAATGGAACTTTTCCGAGCTGATTGCCAAGCAAGTGAATCTGTGCTGAAACTGATGTGGTATCACAGCGATGCCATCATGTGCTGCTCTATGAAG GCATCCCCTGTTTTCACGTTTGCCAATCAGGGAGGCCTTGACATGTTAGAGACAACCTTGGTCGCTCTTCAGGACATAATGCTTGATAAAGTTCTCGATGAGAATGGCAGGAAGGCTCTATGCTCTGAGTTCCCAAAAGTCATGCAACAG GGTTTTGCATACCTGCCTGCCGGGATCTGCACGTCGAGCATGGGCAGGCCTGTCTCCTACGAACAGGCCGTAGCATGGAAGGTTTTGAACGAGGAAGAATGCCCTCACTGCTTTGCCTTTATGTTCGTCAACTGGTCATTCGTCTGA
- the LOC116267601 gene encoding homeobox-leucine zipper protein HOX32 isoform X1 produces MALCVQKEGKNSQMDSSKYVRYTPEQVEALERVYSECPKPSSLRRQQLIRECPILANIEPKQIKVWFQNRRCREKQRKEASRLQTVNRKLTAMNKLLMEENDRLQKQVSQLVYENGYMRQQLQNASVTTTDTSCESVVTSGQHQQNPTPQHPPRDANNPAGLLSIAEDTLAEFLPKATGTTVDWVQMLGMKPGPDSIGIVAVSHNCSGVAARACGLVSLEPPKVAEILKDRLSWFRDCRSLDVLSVLPTGNGGTIELIYMQTYAPTTLASARDFWTLRYTTGLEDGSLVVCERSLTSSIGGPSGPTTPNFVRAEVLPSGCLIRPCEGGGSIIHIVDHVDLDAWSVPEVLRPLYESSKILAQKMTLAALRHIRQVAHEASGEVAYGSGHQPAVLRTFSQRLSRGFNDAVNGFADDGWSLMNSDGVEDVTIVVNSSPGKLLGGHLTSCAAFCAPGGGVLCAKASMLLQNVPPALLVRFLREHRSEWADCGIDAFSAASLKGSPYSIAGSRFGRFAGGQVALPLAQTLEREELLEVIRLESHGFTHDDGVLPRDMYLLQLCSGVDENAVGACAQLVFAPIDESFADDAPLLPSGFRVIPLESKSLNCPLFQDIPTGNRTLDLASSLEVGSGVTRPCADATTNEYNLRSVLTIAFQFTYENHLRDNVAAMARQYVRSVIASVQRVAMAIAPSRLSPHIASKTPPGSPEALTLARWISRSYRLHTGMELFRADCQASESVLKLMWYHSDAIMCCSMKASASPVFTFANQGGLDMLETTLVALQDIMLDKVLDENGRKALCSEFPKVMQQGFAYLPAGICTSSMGRPVSYEQAVAWKVLNEEECPHCFAFMFVNWSFV; encoded by the exons ATGGCTCTCTGCGTTCAGAAGGAAGGGAAGAACAGCCAGATGGACAGCAGCAAGTACGTGAGATACACTCCTGAGCAGGTGGAGGCGTTGGAGAGGGTATATTCTGAGTGCCCCAAACCTAGCTCGTTGAGGAGGCAACAGTTAATCAGGGAGTGCCCCATTCTGGCAAATATTGAGCCCAAGCAGATCAAAGTTTGGTTTCAGAACAGGAG GTGCCGCGAGAAGCAGCGGAAGGAAGCATCTCGATTGCAGACTGTGAATCGGAAGCTGACCGCAATGAACAAGTTGTTGATGGAGGAGAATGATCGTCTGCAGAAGCAAGTCTCTCAGTTGGTGTACGAAAATGGCTACATGAGGCAGCAGTTGCAGAAT GCTTCTGTAACAACCACTGATACTAGCTGTGAATCTGTGGTTACAAGCGGTCAGCATCAGCAGAACCCTACTCCCCAGCATCCTCCGAGGGATGCAAACAACCCAGCAGG ACTCCTGTCTATTGCAGAGGACACCTTGGCAGAGTTCCTTCCGAAGGCTACTGGAACTACTGTCGACTGGGTCCAGATGCTTGGGATGAAG CCTGGTCCGGATTCTATTGGCATTGTTGCTGTTTCACACAATTGCAGCGGTGTGGCAGCACGTGCCTGCGGTCTTGTGAGTTTAGAACCTCCTAAG GTTGCTGAAATACTCAAGGATCGCTTGTCTTGGTTCCGTGATTGTCGCTCTCTTGATGTATTGAGTGTTCTCCCAACAGGAAATGGAGGGACCATAGAACTGATATATATGCAG ACTTACGCTCCTACAACACTTGCATCTGCACGTGACTTTTGGACATTGAGATATACAACTGGTTTGGAGGACGGCAGCCTTGTG GTGTGTGAAAGATCTCTGACGTCTTCGATTGGTGGTCCATCTGGACCTACCACCCCAAATTTTGTTAGAGCTGAAGTACTTCCTAGTGGTTGCCTTATCCGTCCATGTGAAGGTGGAGGTTCCATAATTCACATAGTAGATCACGTTGATTTGGAT GCTTGGAGTGTACCTGAAGTGCTTCGACCACTGTATGAATCATCCAAAATCCTTGCACAGAAAATGACCCTGGCT GCATTGCGTCACATAAGGCAAGTAGCACATGAAGCCAGTGGTGAAGTTGCTTATGGTAGCGGTCATCAGCCAGCTGTTCTTAGGACTTTTAGTCAGAGATTGAGCAG GGGATTTAATGATGCGGTAAATGGGTTTGCTGATGATGGTTGGTCCCTAATGAATAGTGATGGTGTGGAGGATGTGACCATTGTTGTGAATTCTTCTCCTGGCAAACTTCTTGGTGGTCATCTGACCTCTTGTGCTGCATTTTGTGCTCCTGGCGGTGGTGTCCTCTGTGCAAAGGCTTCTATGCTGCTACAG AATGTTCCCCCAGCACTGCTTGTTCGTTTTCTGAGAGAGCACCGTTCAGAATGGGCTGATTGTGGCATTGATGCCTTCTCTGCTGCTTCTCTGAAAGGCAGTCCTTATAGTATTGCTGGGTCAAGGTTTGGAAGATTTGCTGGTGGTCAGGTTGCTCTGCCTCTTGCCCAAACACTGGAACGGGAAGAA CTACTGGAGGTAATCCGCTTAGAGAGTCATGGCTTCACTCACGATGATGGAGTTTTACCAAGAGACATGTACTTGTTGCAG CTTTGCAGTGGAGTTGATGAGAATGCAGTTGGAGCCTGTGCCCAGCTTGTATTTGCTCCTATCGACGAGTCATTTGCTGATGATGCTCCGTTACTTCCTTCTGGGTTTCGAGTTATTCCACTGGAGTCTAAATCA CTAAATTGTCCTTTGTTTCAGGACATTCCTACTGGTAATCGTACTCTTGATTTAGCATCTTCTCTTGAAGTTGGTTCTGGTGTCACGCGACCCTGTGCTGATGCTACCACAAATGAATATAATCTGAGATCAGTCCTCACAATTGCTTTCCAATTCACATATGAGAACCACTTGAGGGACAATGTGGCTGCAATGGCTCGGCAGTATGTACGCAGTGTAATTGCATCAGTTCAGAGGGTTGCAATGGCGATAGCTCCATCTAGATTGAGTCCACATATTGCCTCCAAAACACCTCCTGGTTCTCCTGAGGCTCTCACACTTGCAAGATGGATTTCCCGCAGCTACCG ATTGCACACTGGAATGGAACTTTTCCGAGCTGATTGCCAAGCAAGTGAATCTGTGCTGAAACTGATGTGGTATCACAGCGATGCCATCATGTGCTGCTCTATGAAGGCAAGT GCATCCCCTGTTTTCACGTTTGCCAATCAGGGAGGCCTTGACATGTTAGAGACAACCTTGGTCGCTCTTCAGGACATAATGCTTGATAAAGTTCTCGATGAGAATGGCAGGAAGGCTCTATGCTCTGAGTTCCCAAAAGTCATGCAACAG GGTTTTGCATACCTGCCTGCCGGGATCTGCACGTCGAGCATGGGCAGGCCTGTCTCCTACGAACAGGCCGTAGCATGGAAGGTTTTGAACGAGGAAGAATGCCCTCACTGCTTTGCCTTTATGTTCGTCAACTGGTCATTCGTCTGA
- the LOC116267601 gene encoding homeobox-leucine zipper protein HOX32 isoform X4 has translation MALCVQKEGKNSQMDSSKYVRYTPEQVEALERVYSECPKPSSLRRQQLIRECPILANIEPKQIKVWFQNRRCREKQRKEASRLQTVNRKLTAMNKLLMEENDRLQKQVSQLVYENGYMRQQLQNASVTTTDTSCESVVTSGQHQQNPTPQHPPRDANNPAGLLSIAEDTLAEFLPKATGTTVDWVQMLGMKPGPDSIGIVAVSHNCSGVAARACGLVSLEPPKVAEILKDRLSWFRDCRSLDVLSVLPTGNGGTIELIYMQTYAPTTLASARDFWTLRYTTGLEDGSLVVCERSLTSSIGGPSGPTTPNFVRAEVLPSGCLIRPCEGGGSIIHIVDHVDLDAWSVPEVLRPLYESSKILAQKMTLAALRHIRQVAHEASGEVAYGSGHQPAVLRTFSQRLSRGFNDAVNGFADDGWSLMNSDGVEDVTIVVNSSPGKLLGGHLTSCAAFCAPGGGVLCAKASMLLQNVPPALLVRFLREHRSEWADCGIDAFSAASLKGSPYSIAGSRFGRFAGGQVALPLAQTLEREELLEVIRLESHGFTHDDGVLPRDMYLLQLCSGVDENAVGACAQLVFAPIDESFADDAPLLPSGFRVIPLESKSDIPTGNRTLDLASSLEVGSGVTRPCADATTNEYNLRSVLTIAFQFTYENHLRDNVAAMARQYVRSVIASVQRVAMAIAPSRLSPHIASKTPPGSPEALTLARWISRSYRLHTGMELFRADCQASESVLKLMWYHSDAIMCCSMKASPVFTFANQGGLDMLETTLVALQDIMLDKVLDENGRKALCSEFPKVMQQGFAYLPAGICTSSMGRPVSYEQAVAWKVLNEEECPHCFAFMFVNWSFV, from the exons ATGGCTCTCTGCGTTCAGAAGGAAGGGAAGAACAGCCAGATGGACAGCAGCAAGTACGTGAGATACACTCCTGAGCAGGTGGAGGCGTTGGAGAGGGTATATTCTGAGTGCCCCAAACCTAGCTCGTTGAGGAGGCAACAGTTAATCAGGGAGTGCCCCATTCTGGCAAATATTGAGCCCAAGCAGATCAAAGTTTGGTTTCAGAACAGGAG GTGCCGCGAGAAGCAGCGGAAGGAAGCATCTCGATTGCAGACTGTGAATCGGAAGCTGACCGCAATGAACAAGTTGTTGATGGAGGAGAATGATCGTCTGCAGAAGCAAGTCTCTCAGTTGGTGTACGAAAATGGCTACATGAGGCAGCAGTTGCAGAAT GCTTCTGTAACAACCACTGATACTAGCTGTGAATCTGTGGTTACAAGCGGTCAGCATCAGCAGAACCCTACTCCCCAGCATCCTCCGAGGGATGCAAACAACCCAGCAGG ACTCCTGTCTATTGCAGAGGACACCTTGGCAGAGTTCCTTCCGAAGGCTACTGGAACTACTGTCGACTGGGTCCAGATGCTTGGGATGAAG CCTGGTCCGGATTCTATTGGCATTGTTGCTGTTTCACACAATTGCAGCGGTGTGGCAGCACGTGCCTGCGGTCTTGTGAGTTTAGAACCTCCTAAG GTTGCTGAAATACTCAAGGATCGCTTGTCTTGGTTCCGTGATTGTCGCTCTCTTGATGTATTGAGTGTTCTCCCAACAGGAAATGGAGGGACCATAGAACTGATATATATGCAG ACTTACGCTCCTACAACACTTGCATCTGCACGTGACTTTTGGACATTGAGATATACAACTGGTTTGGAGGACGGCAGCCTTGTG GTGTGTGAAAGATCTCTGACGTCTTCGATTGGTGGTCCATCTGGACCTACCACCCCAAATTTTGTTAGAGCTGAAGTACTTCCTAGTGGTTGCCTTATCCGTCCATGTGAAGGTGGAGGTTCCATAATTCACATAGTAGATCACGTTGATTTGGAT GCTTGGAGTGTACCTGAAGTGCTTCGACCACTGTATGAATCATCCAAAATCCTTGCACAGAAAATGACCCTGGCT GCATTGCGTCACATAAGGCAAGTAGCACATGAAGCCAGTGGTGAAGTTGCTTATGGTAGCGGTCATCAGCCAGCTGTTCTTAGGACTTTTAGTCAGAGATTGAGCAG GGGATTTAATGATGCGGTAAATGGGTTTGCTGATGATGGTTGGTCCCTAATGAATAGTGATGGTGTGGAGGATGTGACCATTGTTGTGAATTCTTCTCCTGGCAAACTTCTTGGTGGTCATCTGACCTCTTGTGCTGCATTTTGTGCTCCTGGCGGTGGTGTCCTCTGTGCAAAGGCTTCTATGCTGCTACAG AATGTTCCCCCAGCACTGCTTGTTCGTTTTCTGAGAGAGCACCGTTCAGAATGGGCTGATTGTGGCATTGATGCCTTCTCTGCTGCTTCTCTGAAAGGCAGTCCTTATAGTATTGCTGGGTCAAGGTTTGGAAGATTTGCTGGTGGTCAGGTTGCTCTGCCTCTTGCCCAAACACTGGAACGGGAAGAA CTACTGGAGGTAATCCGCTTAGAGAGTCATGGCTTCACTCACGATGATGGAGTTTTACCAAGAGACATGTACTTGTTGCAG CTTTGCAGTGGAGTTGATGAGAATGCAGTTGGAGCCTGTGCCCAGCTTGTATTTGCTCCTATCGACGAGTCATTTGCTGATGATGCTCCGTTACTTCCTTCTGGGTTTCGAGTTATTCCACTGGAGTCTAAATCA GACATTCCTACTGGTAATCGTACTCTTGATTTAGCATCTTCTCTTGAAGTTGGTTCTGGTGTCACGCGACCCTGTGCTGATGCTACCACAAATGAATATAATCTGAGATCAGTCCTCACAATTGCTTTCCAATTCACATATGAGAACCACTTGAGGGACAATGTGGCTGCAATGGCTCGGCAGTATGTACGCAGTGTAATTGCATCAGTTCAGAGGGTTGCAATGGCGATAGCTCCATCTAGATTGAGTCCACATATTGCCTCCAAAACACCTCCTGGTTCTCCTGAGGCTCTCACACTTGCAAGATGGATTTCCCGCAGCTACCG ATTGCACACTGGAATGGAACTTTTCCGAGCTGATTGCCAAGCAAGTGAATCTGTGCTGAAACTGATGTGGTATCACAGCGATGCCATCATGTGCTGCTCTATGAAG GCATCCCCTGTTTTCACGTTTGCCAATCAGGGAGGCCTTGACATGTTAGAGACAACCTTGGTCGCTCTTCAGGACATAATGCTTGATAAAGTTCTCGATGAGAATGGCAGGAAGGCTCTATGCTCTGAGTTCCCAAAAGTCATGCAACAG GGTTTTGCATACCTGCCTGCCGGGATCTGCACGTCGAGCATGGGCAGGCCTGTCTCCTACGAACAGGCCGTAGCATGGAAGGTTTTGAACGAGGAAGAATGCCCTCACTGCTTTGCCTTTATGTTCGTCAACTGGTCATTCGTCTGA
- the LOC116267601 gene encoding homeobox-leucine zipper protein HOX32 isoform X3 produces the protein MALCVQKEGKNSQMDSSKYVRYTPEQVEALERVYSECPKPSSLRRQQLIRECPILANIEPKQIKVWFQNRRCREKQRKEASRLQTVNRKLTAMNKLLMEENDRLQKQVSQLVYENGYMRQQLQNASVTTTDTSCESVVTSGQHQQNPTPQHPPRDANNPAGLLSIAEDTLAEFLPKATGTTVDWVQMLGMKPGPDSIGIVAVSHNCSGVAARACGLVSLEPPKVAEILKDRLSWFRDCRSLDVLSVLPTGNGGTIELIYMQTYAPTTLASARDFWTLRYTTGLEDGSLVVCERSLTSSIGGPSGPTTPNFVRAEVLPSGCLIRPCEGGGSIIHIVDHVDLDAWSVPEVLRPLYESSKILAQKMTLAALRHIRQVAHEASGEVAYGSGHQPAVLRTFSQRLSRGFNDAVNGFADDGWSLMNSDGVEDVTIVVNSSPGKLLGGHLTSCAAFCAPGGGVLCAKASMLLQNVPPALLVRFLREHRSEWADCGIDAFSAASLKGSPYSIAGSRFGRFAGGQVALPLAQTLEREELLEVIRLESHGFTHDDGVLPRDMYLLQLCSGVDENAVGACAQLVFAPIDESFADDAPLLPSGFRVIPLESKSDIPTGNRTLDLASSLEVGSGVTRPCADATTNEYNLRSVLTIAFQFTYENHLRDNVAAMARQYVRSVIASVQRVAMAIAPSRLSPHIASKTPPGSPEALTLARWISRSYRLHTGMELFRADCQASESVLKLMWYHSDAIMCCSMKASASPVFTFANQGGLDMLETTLVALQDIMLDKVLDENGRKALCSEFPKVMQQGFAYLPAGICTSSMGRPVSYEQAVAWKVLNEEECPHCFAFMFVNWSFV, from the exons ATGGCTCTCTGCGTTCAGAAGGAAGGGAAGAACAGCCAGATGGACAGCAGCAAGTACGTGAGATACACTCCTGAGCAGGTGGAGGCGTTGGAGAGGGTATATTCTGAGTGCCCCAAACCTAGCTCGTTGAGGAGGCAACAGTTAATCAGGGAGTGCCCCATTCTGGCAAATATTGAGCCCAAGCAGATCAAAGTTTGGTTTCAGAACAGGAG GTGCCGCGAGAAGCAGCGGAAGGAAGCATCTCGATTGCAGACTGTGAATCGGAAGCTGACCGCAATGAACAAGTTGTTGATGGAGGAGAATGATCGTCTGCAGAAGCAAGTCTCTCAGTTGGTGTACGAAAATGGCTACATGAGGCAGCAGTTGCAGAAT GCTTCTGTAACAACCACTGATACTAGCTGTGAATCTGTGGTTACAAGCGGTCAGCATCAGCAGAACCCTACTCCCCAGCATCCTCCGAGGGATGCAAACAACCCAGCAGG ACTCCTGTCTATTGCAGAGGACACCTTGGCAGAGTTCCTTCCGAAGGCTACTGGAACTACTGTCGACTGGGTCCAGATGCTTGGGATGAAG CCTGGTCCGGATTCTATTGGCATTGTTGCTGTTTCACACAATTGCAGCGGTGTGGCAGCACGTGCCTGCGGTCTTGTGAGTTTAGAACCTCCTAAG GTTGCTGAAATACTCAAGGATCGCTTGTCTTGGTTCCGTGATTGTCGCTCTCTTGATGTATTGAGTGTTCTCCCAACAGGAAATGGAGGGACCATAGAACTGATATATATGCAG ACTTACGCTCCTACAACACTTGCATCTGCACGTGACTTTTGGACATTGAGATATACAACTGGTTTGGAGGACGGCAGCCTTGTG GTGTGTGAAAGATCTCTGACGTCTTCGATTGGTGGTCCATCTGGACCTACCACCCCAAATTTTGTTAGAGCTGAAGTACTTCCTAGTGGTTGCCTTATCCGTCCATGTGAAGGTGGAGGTTCCATAATTCACATAGTAGATCACGTTGATTTGGAT GCTTGGAGTGTACCTGAAGTGCTTCGACCACTGTATGAATCATCCAAAATCCTTGCACAGAAAATGACCCTGGCT GCATTGCGTCACATAAGGCAAGTAGCACATGAAGCCAGTGGTGAAGTTGCTTATGGTAGCGGTCATCAGCCAGCTGTTCTTAGGACTTTTAGTCAGAGATTGAGCAG GGGATTTAATGATGCGGTAAATGGGTTTGCTGATGATGGTTGGTCCCTAATGAATAGTGATGGTGTGGAGGATGTGACCATTGTTGTGAATTCTTCTCCTGGCAAACTTCTTGGTGGTCATCTGACCTCTTGTGCTGCATTTTGTGCTCCTGGCGGTGGTGTCCTCTGTGCAAAGGCTTCTATGCTGCTACAG AATGTTCCCCCAGCACTGCTTGTTCGTTTTCTGAGAGAGCACCGTTCAGAATGGGCTGATTGTGGCATTGATGCCTTCTCTGCTGCTTCTCTGAAAGGCAGTCCTTATAGTATTGCTGGGTCAAGGTTTGGAAGATTTGCTGGTGGTCAGGTTGCTCTGCCTCTTGCCCAAACACTGGAACGGGAAGAA CTACTGGAGGTAATCCGCTTAGAGAGTCATGGCTTCACTCACGATGATGGAGTTTTACCAAGAGACATGTACTTGTTGCAG CTTTGCAGTGGAGTTGATGAGAATGCAGTTGGAGCCTGTGCCCAGCTTGTATTTGCTCCTATCGACGAGTCATTTGCTGATGATGCTCCGTTACTTCCTTCTGGGTTTCGAGTTATTCCACTGGAGTCTAAATCA GACATTCCTACTGGTAATCGTACTCTTGATTTAGCATCTTCTCTTGAAGTTGGTTCTGGTGTCACGCGACCCTGTGCTGATGCTACCACAAATGAATATAATCTGAGATCAGTCCTCACAATTGCTTTCCAATTCACATATGAGAACCACTTGAGGGACAATGTGGCTGCAATGGCTCGGCAGTATGTACGCAGTGTAATTGCATCAGTTCAGAGGGTTGCAATGGCGATAGCTCCATCTAGATTGAGTCCACATATTGCCTCCAAAACACCTCCTGGTTCTCCTGAGGCTCTCACACTTGCAAGATGGATTTCCCGCAGCTACCG ATTGCACACTGGAATGGAACTTTTCCGAGCTGATTGCCAAGCAAGTGAATCTGTGCTGAAACTGATGTGGTATCACAGCGATGCCATCATGTGCTGCTCTATGAAGGCAAGT GCATCCCCTGTTTTCACGTTTGCCAATCAGGGAGGCCTTGACATGTTAGAGACAACCTTGGTCGCTCTTCAGGACATAATGCTTGATAAAGTTCTCGATGAGAATGGCAGGAAGGCTCTATGCTCTGAGTTCCCAAAAGTCATGCAACAG GGTTTTGCATACCTGCCTGCCGGGATCTGCACGTCGAGCATGGGCAGGCCTGTCTCCTACGAACAGGCCGTAGCATGGAAGGTTTTGAACGAGGAAGAATGCCCTCACTGCTTTGCCTTTATGTTCGTCAACTGGTCATTCGTCTGA